The segment GTTAGATACGCCAACGATTTCTGATTTCGAATTTGACCAAAAACTAAAACAACTTCAGGAATTAGAAAATCAACATCCCGAATTCTATGACGATAATTCACCAACTCAACGCGTTGGCGGAACCATTACCAAAAATTTCAATACAGTTGTTCACGATTACCGAATGTATTCTCTCGACAATTCGTATTCCAAAGAAGATTTAATCGATTGGGAAACCCGAATCCAAAAAGTGCTTGGAAATGTTCCGTTGCAATATACCTGTGAATTAAAATATGATGGTGCATCGATTTCTATAACCTATGAAAACGGAAAATTAAAACGGGCAGTTACTCGTGGCGATGGTTTTCAGGGTGATGATGTGACTAATAATATTAAAACCATAAAATCCATTCCATTAAAATTAAAAGGAGAATATCCGGCGCGATTTGATATTCGTGGTGAAATCATTTTGCCTTTTGAAGGTTTTGAAAAAATGAATCAGGAATTGATTGAAATAGGAGAAACACCTTATTCTAATCCAAGAAATACAGCTTCAGGAAGTTTGAAATTACAGGATAGTACTGAAGTAGCAAAACGTCCATTGGAATGCTTACTCTATTTTATTGTGGGCAATAATTTAAATTTCGATTCTCAATTTGACGGATTAGAAACTGCTCGTAAGTGGGGTTTTAAAGTTCCCAAAGAAGCCAAATTAGCTAACACTATTGAAGAAGTTTTTGAATACATAAATTATTGGGATACGCATCGTCACCATTTACCATATGAAACAGATGGTGTTGTGATAAAAGTCAATAACCTGCACCAACAAGATGAATTGGGTTATACAGCCAAATCTCCTCGTTGGGCAATGGCTTATAAATTCAAAGCGGAACAAGTTTCAACTACGTTAAATTCAATTTCGTATCAGGTTGGAAGAACCGGTTCGATAACTCCGGTAGCCAATTTACAACCAGTGCAGTTGGCCGGAACTATCGTAAAACGGGCATCTTTGCACAATGCTGATCAAATCGAAAAATTAGATATCCGCATTGGTGATACTGTTTTTGTTGAAAAAGGAGGCGAAATTATTCCGAAGATAATCGGTGTTGATTTGGCAAAAAGAAATCCGGAATCAGAACGTACTCAATATATTTCTCATTGTCCTGAATGCAATTCGGAACTGATAAGAACCGAAGGCGAAGCCAATCACTATTGTCCGAATTTTTATGGTTGTCCTCCACAAATTATAGGCAGAATTCAGCATTTTATTTCGCGTAAAGCGATGGATATTGAAGGTCTTGGCGGAGAAACTGTGGCTTTGCTTTTCAATAATAATCTGGTTAAAGATTACGCTGATTTATACGAGTTAACTGTTGAACAAATTTTGCCATTAGAGCGAATGGCGCAAAAATCGGCTGAAAACCTGGTTAATGGTGTTCAGAAATCTAAGGAAATTCCGTTTGAAAGAGTTTTGTATGCGATTGGAATTCGATATGTCGGAGAAACCGTTGCAAAGAAACTAGCAAAGCATTACAAGAATATTGATGCATTGCAAAATGCGTCGTTAATGGATTTGATTTTGGTAGATGAAATAGGAGAGAAGATAGCCCAAAGCGTAATCGAGTTTTTTGAAAATCAGGAAAATGTCAAAATAATAGAACGCTTAAAAGAATTTGGAGTGCAATTAGAATTGGTTGAAAAATTTAATCCAAATGCTACTGATAAATTAGCTGGTAAAACCTTCGTGGTTTCCGGAGTTTTTGAGAAATTCTCGCGTGATGATCTTAAAAAAGCAATTGAAGATAACGGCGGAAAAGTTGGAAGCTCTATTTCTGCCAAAACAGATTATGTGGTTGCGGGAGAAAATATGGGGCCAGCCAAACTGGAAAAAGCGAATCAGTTAAAAATTGCTATCATTTCAGAAAATGATTTTTTAACTATGATTACGGATTGAAAATATAGTGCAGCAATTGCTTTATTTTAAAAATATTAGAGTAACTTTATTTTAAGTTTAACACAGTTGATTATTAAATTTTCCCTCAAATCAAAACAACATGAGCTTAGACAAGTCTTTTAATGCTAAGTATAGAAAATATATTTCAAGTTTTTTTCTGTGTTTATTTTTTATTGTTTCACTTTTTGAAATTATGGGTGAATATAAGGAAGACAAACTTTTAATCTGGATTACCAAGCCCTTTATTCTCCCTTTTTTATTTGCTTATTATTTAAGTCTGACAAAAAAAATAAACTACTTTTTTTTAGTGGCAATAATTTGTAGTTGGATTGCTAATTTGCTCTTTATAGAAAATACTATAAATTGGATAATCTTTGGTTCTGTATTCTTTTTAGTTTATAGAATATTGGTTATTTATATCGTAATGAACAAGGTGAAAATGCCAAGTTTAGTGCCGTTGATTATAGGTTCTGTTCCTTTTATTTTTATTTATGCAACGGTTTGTTCTTTATCATTTGAGGCCATGGGAGACAATATTTATTTGTTCTTGATACATGGAATATTCACCATCTTTTTGGGTGGATTAAGTTTGGGTAATTATATCATGGTTTCGAATAAATCAAATCTTGTTTTGTTTTTAAGCACGATGCTTTTTGCTCTGACACAGTTTGTTTTCGTCCTAAAAGTATATTATGAAGATGCTAATTTTTTTCATGCTTTAGCAATGACAATGTTTGTTGTAGGACAGTTTTTGCTAACGAAATTTATGTTCTTAACGGAGGAAAACAAAGATAAATATCAGACAACATTATTAAGTTAAACTAAACATTTTTTGAAATCAGCGTTTGATGCTAAAAAAAGAAAATATAATAAAATCATTAACAGTATGTTATTTTATAATAGCTTTTTTTGAAGTTATAGCCGAGTATTATGTAAACACAACACTAATTTGCGCATTAAAACCAATAATTCCATTGGTTTTAATCGTAATTTATTGCATTGAATCCGATAAGAAAAGCAAACTTTTTATAACGGCATTACTGTTATCCTTATTTACTAATATTCTCTTTATCCCAAATACACCAAGCTATTTGTTTTATGGTGTGTTAGTATTTACAGTCCATCGTATCATAGTGATATGCATAATATTTCGCTTCCAAAAGGTTAATGATTTTATCCCTTTAATCATTGCGACAACGCCTTTTTTACTGATATTCTTTTATCTGTTTTTAGAAACAGTTGAAATTCCAAACAACAGCATTTATATATTAATATTCCAAAATTTACTGATATCATTATTTGCCGGAATAGCGCTTTCAAGTTATTTCATGAATGACAACAAACAAAATTCTGTGCTACTAATTAGTGCATTGCTTTTTGTGATGCTGCAATTTGTGGTATTTGTAGAAAAGTATTTTTTGGTAAATGAATTTGAAGAATTGTTCAGACCATTAGCAATGACATTCAATGCTTTGGCTTTTTTCTCTTTTTATAAGTACGTTATCACAGCCGAAAAATCAAACAATAATTGATTTTCCTGAGGCGATTTTTGAAACATCAGTATCAAAATAAAAATCAATTCTACCCAGATTTACACCATAACAACCAACCTGATTTACCAATACATCTTTTCCATCAGCATTTTTTAAAATAGTTGGTTTGTCCAGGAAAGTGTGTGTGTGACCACCAATAATCAAATCAATGTCTTTGGTCAAAGCAGCTAATTTAACATCACAAATTTTATCAGGTTCGTTTTTGTATTGATAGCCAATATGTGAAAGGCAAATTACCAAGTCACATTTTTCTTCATGCTTTAAAATATGAGACATGTCTTGAGAAACTGCAACCGGATCATGATAAACGGTTTCTTTATAGTTTTTCTTGTCAACCAAACCTTCAAGTTCAACGCCAATTCCGAAAATTCCAACTTTAATTCCGTCTTTGTGAATTACTTTATAAGGTTTCACATGACCATTCATGATCGTATTTTTGAAATCATAATTGGCATTGACAAATTCAAAACTGGCATTGGGTAATTGGTTGTATAAACCTTCAATTCCGTTGTCAAAGTCATGGTTTCCAATGGTAGCCAAATCATATTTCATCATGCTCATCAGTTTAAATTCTAATTCGCCACCATAATAATTAAAGTAAGGTGTTCCCTGAAAAATATCACCAGCATCAAGCAATAAAACATTTGGATTTTCCTTTCTGATGGTTTCAATCAAAGCAGCTCTTCGGGCAACGCCACCCATATTCGGATTCTTTGGATGCGTTGGTGGAAAAGGATCAATATAACTGTGAACATCGTTAGTGTGAAGTATCGTCAAATGCTTGGTATCAAACGTTTTGAAACTGCTCAATGATAAGCCACCAAGTCCAAGCAAAGCTGAACTTAAAGCTGTATTTTGGATAAAATCTCTTCTTTTCATGATGCTATTCTTTGGTAATTCTAATGTCTTTGTTGGCTGTAATCGTTTTGTTTTCCTTAAAATAATCAATGATGATATTTCTAAGCTTATAATCTAAATCATATTTTTCAACGCCTTTTTTGAAGAAAAGCATATTATCGCCGCCATTGGATAAATAATCAGAAGTCACAACATAATAGACTTTAGTTTTATCTAATGTTTTTCCATTTACCAAAACGTTTTTAGGCTGATTGCTTTTGTCAATGGTAAACGTCAGTCCTTTCAACGGATGTGGTTTTTTTTCGGAAATAATATAATTGACTATTTCCAAAATTTGCTCACCTTTTAGTCCAATGACAATAGCGCTGTTTTCAAAAGGCATTACTTCATAAGCGGTTCTGGCTGTTACATTTCCTTTCGGAATAATACTTCTTATACCACCATGATTCAATAAACAAATATCAATTGCTTTTTTCTCACGCGATTGAAACACTTTATCTGATTTTTCAAAAGTAATATCGGCTAAAAAGTTACCCATTGGCGTTTGCCATTCACCTGATTTGTCAAGAGTTTCAGGAGCATTTCCCAAAACGGTATTCAAATCAGCATCAATTCTGTCACGATAGGGTTTAATAAAGTTTTCAATCTCAGTAACTTCAGGTTGCTTATCTGTAATTCCAATTTCCTTGCCTTCAATTTTGGTAACGGCATATTTCTTTTCGGCACACGAAATAACAGCGGTAAATGTTAATAATAAAACAAAATGCTTTACTACACCGTTATAGTTTTTTAGTTTTACCATCTCTTTTTGACACTAATTTTAGTAAATTTGCAATTCAAGTAAAAGTAGTATGTTTTTAAATTACTTCAAGGATTTTTCAACAAAAAAAATAGTTAAAAATAGCTTGTCAAATGTAAAACATTTGGCTTCCGATAACGTAATCAAAACCGTCGGAATTATTTTTGACGAAAGCTATTTCTATGAAAGAGAAGACTTGGTCAAAGAGTTGATTAAGAAAGGAATTGATGAAAAGGATATTAAAGTTTTAGTTTTCAAAAACAAAATAAAGAAGAATGAAGTTTTTGATTATCCTGTTTTTAGCCATAAAGATTTGAGTTGGACAGGAACTGTAGATAAAAAAGAAGTAAAAGATTTTATCACTGAACCTTTTGATTTGCTGATTAATTATTATGATACCGAAAAAGTAGCATTACTGTTGGTTTCTAACTTATCTAAAGCTGGTTTTAAAGTTGGTTTTGCCTCTATTGATAAGCGATTAAATCATTTTATGATTGATACTAATGCCGAAAACTATAAAGTTTTTATGTCTGAATTATTCAAATATTTAAAAATCCTAAACAAAATATAAAATGCAATCATTAATTGGAACCGGCGTTGCGCTTGTTACACCATTCAAAAAAGATTTCTCAGTAGACGTTGAAGCGTTGAAAGCCATTGTCAATTTTCAAATTGATAACGGAATTGATTATTTAGTGATACTCGGAACTACTGCAGAAAGTGCAACCTTATCAAAAGCTGAAAAAGAATTGGTAATAAAGACTATTGTTGATACCAATAATGGAAGATTACCTTTGGTTCTTGGTGTTGGAAGCAACAATACAGCAGAAGTTGTTGAAGAATTAAAATCAAGGGATTTTTCAGATTTCGTTGCTATTTTATCGGTTTCTCCTTATTACAATAAGCCAACACAAGAAGGGATTTACCAACATTTCAAAGCTATTGCCGAAGCATCTCCAATTCCGGTGATTTTATATAATGTTCCAGGAAGAACAGCCAGCAATATATTGCCGTCAACAATTATCAGATTGGCAAACGATTTTAAGAATGTTGTCGCTGTAAAAGAAGCTGCCGGAGATATTGTACAGGCGATGAAATTGATACAAGATAAACCAAAAGATTTTCTCGTAATTTCCGGTGACGATATGGTAACATTACCAATGGTTTTGGCTGGAGGTGCTGGCGTTATTTCGGTAATTGCAGAAGGTTTTCCGAAACAATTTTCAGAAATGGTGCATCTTGGTTTAAACAAAAGGGTAGACGATGCTTATAAAATTCATTACCTTTTAGCCGAATCAATCGATATGATTTTTGAGCAGGGAAATCCGGCCGGAATTAAAGAAGTCTTTAAAGCATTGGGCTTGTCTGAGAATATCGTGCGTTTACCACTTGTAAATGTCAATGAGGATTTAGCAAATCGTCTGCATAATTTCACAAATAAAATCTCAAAAATGTAGATTTTTTGACATCAAAAAAAATATTTTGTAATCAACAATTAATAACTAAATTTGCAGTTGATTTTTCCAACACAAAAAGTGTTTAAAATCAACTGAATTAAATAAATAAATGAAGAAATTTTTCGCCCTGTTTGCAGTTGTTTTATTTTTATCGTCTTGTAGCGAATATCAAAAAGCATTAAAATCGGAAGATGTTGCCGTTAAGTTTGTATCAGCTACAAAAATGTATGAGGCCAAAAAGTATGGTAAAGCTATCAGGCTTTTTGAACAAATTGCTCCGGCCTATAAAGCTAAACCACAAGCAGAAAGAATGTTTTATATGTATTCACAAGCATTATATAAAACAGAGCAATATTATTTAGCGGGTTACCAGTTTGAGAGTTTTGTGTCTAGTTATCCAAAAAGTGAAAAATTGGAAGAAGCTTCCTTTTTAGGGGCTAAATCATTTACTTTTTTATCTCCTGTTTATAGTTTAGATCAAACAGATACCTACAAAGCGGTTGATAAACTTCAAAATTATATTGATTCGTATCCTGAAGGACAGAATTTGGCGGAAGCTAATTTATTGGCAAAAAATTTAAGAGAGAAATTAGAAAAAAAAGCATTTGAAAATGCGAAAATATATCACACTATTTCTGATTACAAAGCAGCAATGGTAGCATTTGACAACTTTTTAATTAACTTTCCGGGAACACCATATAAAGAGAAAGCATTATTTTATAAATTAGATTCTGCCTATCAATTAGCAATCAATAGTGTTCCGGGAAAAATGCACGAAAGGCTTGATAATGCTAAAGCGGCTTATTCAAGTTTGATGAAATTTAAAGGTGATACCGAATATAAAGCTAAAGCTGATGTAATGTTAGCTCGAATTGAAAACGATTTAAAACAATATTCTAAATAAAAAAGGCATGGATTTAAAGAAGACGAATGCACCGGTAAACACTGTTACGTATAACAAAACTCTAATTGAAGAGCGTACAGGTAATGTTTACGAGGCAATAACAATAATGGCTAAAAGAGCAAACCAAATCAATTCTGAAATCAAAAAAGAATTGACTGAGAAATTAGAAGAGTTTGCAACTTACAACGATAGTCTTGAGGAAATCTTTGAAAACAAAGAACAAATCGAAGTTTCTAAATACTACGAAAAATTACCAAAACCACATGCATTAGCTGTTCAGGAATGGCTTGATGACAAAATTTACTACAGAGATACTACAAAAGACTAATTCAGATGTCTGTTTTAAGCGGTAAGAAAATTTTACTCGGCGTTTCCGGAGGAATTGCCGCCTACAAGACAGCCACATTAGTTAGATTATTTATAAAAGCCGGTGCACATGTCCAAGTGGTCATGACACCGGCTTCTAAGGATTTTGTAACACCGTTAACACTGTCAACGCTTTCAAAGAATCCTGTTCATTCTACCTTTCATGATGAAAAAGATGAGAATGCGCAATGGAACAATCACGTTGAATTAGGACTTTGGGCAGATTTAATGCTTATAGCTCCGGCAACTGCCAATACCTTATCCAAAATGGCAAATGGCAATTGCGATAATCTTTTAATTGCCACCTATCTTTCTGCTAAATGTCCCGTTTATTTTGCTCCGGCAATGGATTTGGATATGTACAAGCATCCTTCGTCTATTTCGAGTTTTGATTTGCTAAAGCAATTTGGCAACATCATGATTCCGGCTGAAAACGGAGAATTGGCCAGTGGTTTATCCGGTGAAGGAAGAATGGCAGAACCTGAAAACATTGTCGCTTTTCTCGAAAAAGATTTGGAAAGTAAATTGCCTTTAAGAGGAAAAAAAATACTTATTACCGCTGGACCAACTTACGAAGCGATTGATCCGGTTCGTTTTATTGGTAATCATTCTTCAGGTAAAATGGGGTTTGATATTGCTGAAAGAGCAGCCGAATTAGGGGCGGAAGTAACTTTAATTTCTGGCCCGACACACTTAAATGTAAAAAATTCCGTTATTAATTTAGTCCGTGTGACTTCTGCTCAGGAAATGTATGATGCATGCCACAAATATTTCAATGAAGTTGACGTCACTATTTGCGCAGCTGCGGTAGCTGATTACAAGCCAAAATTTGTAGCCGAACAAAAGATTAAAAAAGCAGAAGCTTCGTTAACAATTGAGCTCGAAAAAACGCAGGACATATTGGCCTCCTTGGGAAGAGTTAAACAAAATCAATTTTTGATTGGCTTTGCTTTAGAAACTGAAAATGAAATTGAAAATGCCAAGTTGAAAATTCAGAAAAAAAACCTAGATTTGATTGTTTTAAATTCGCTTCAGGATGAAGGTGCAGGTTTTGGAAAAGCAACTAATAAAATAATATTTATCGATAAGGATTTTGATATTGAACCGATGGATTTAAAATCAAAAGAATTGGTTGCAGCAGATATTATGAACAAAGTAATTTCACATTATGAAAAATAGAATTTCGCTTCTTTTATTGCTATTTGTTGGAGTGGTACAGGCTCAACAATTAAATTGTTCCGTTCAGATTAATTCGGATAAAGTGGCATCGACTAACAATCAGATATTTAAAAACTTAAAAACTTCAATAAGTGATTTTGTTAATAAAACGGATTGGACGGGAGATGAATATAAAGCAAATGAGAAAATAGAATGTTCTATGGTTATCATAGTGAACAGCTATGAATCAAACCAGTTTACCGCATCGATTCAGGTGCAATCTACTAGACCGGTTTTTAATTCGACTTATGCATCGCCAGTATTTAATTTTAATGACAAAGATTTTAGTTTTCGATATGTTGAATTTGAAAACCTGCAATTCAATCCATCCAATTTTGATTCTAATTTAGTTTCCGTTTTGGCGTATTACTGTTATATGATTCTTGGTTTTGATGCTGATACCTATTCATTAATGGGTGGAGATAAAAATTATGGAATAGCACAGCAAATACAATCTGTAGCGCAACAAAGTGGTTATAAAGGATGGAGTCAGGCAGATGGGAATCAAAACAGGTATTTCTTAACAAACGACATTCTTAGCGGAACATTTGATGCTTACAGAGAAGCTTTGTATCAATATCACAGAGAAGGTTTGGATACGATGAGTGCTGATGCAAAATCAGGAAAAGATAAAGTTATCGGGGCAATTAGTACACTTGCTTCTATATATAAAGTTCGTCCAAACGCTTTTATAACCAGAGTGTTTTTTGATGCTAAAGTGGATGAGTTAGTTTCAATATTGTCTGCAGGTCCAAAAGTTTCTTTAACAGAGACAATCGAGAATTTAAATAAATTGTCACCACTCAACGTAAGTAAATGGCAAACGATTAAGTTATAATTAGTACATTTACTACTTAAACTTTTCTTCATTTTCTGCACATGATTACATCGTTATCCATTGAAAATTTTGCCCTGATAGAAAAATTAGATATCGATTTTTCGAAGGGTTTTTCAATTATAACCGGTGAAACCGGAGCAGGAAAATCAATACTTCTTGGCGCTTTAGGTTTGGTTTTAGGAAAACGTGCCGACTTAACTTCCCTTAAAAATAAAGACGAAAAGTGCATTGTTGAAGCCAATTTTTCAATTGGGAAATACGATTTGGAATCTTTCTTCGAAGCCAATGATTTAGATTATGAACAGGAAACGATTATTCGGAGAGAAATTCTTCCTTCCGGAAAATCAAGAGCGTTTGTAAATGATAGTCCGGTTAATCTTCAACAACTGCAGGATTTAAGTTTTTATCTGATAGATGTGCATTCGCAGCATCAAACTTTAGAGTTGTCAGAAGAAGAATATCAATTCAAAATCATTGATGCTATTGCCAATAATCAGGAGTTGCTTATTGAATTTCAATCCGATTTAAAAAAATACCGTTCCGCAAAATCGACTTTAGAATCTAAAAAAAATGAGTTTTCATCAATCTTAAAAGAGAAAGATTATAACGAATTTTTGTTTCAGGAATTGGAATCAGCCAATTTAAAAACGGGCGAATTGGAAGAATTAGAGCAGCAATATCAGGCATTAAACAATGTTGAATTTATCAAAGAAAATCTGGACAAACTTTTGGCTGTTGCCAATGAAGAAGAATTTGGAATTCTGAAAAACTTAAAAGAATTCAAAGCTGCACTTCAAAAAAACATTAATTTTTCGGCTGAATACCAATCGCTTTTCGAACGAACCAATAGCATCTTAATTGAATTTGATGATATAGTTAAAGAATTAAACAGGGAATCAGATTTGCTTTTTAATGATCCTGAGAAACTGGAAACTATCAATCAAAAACTGCAACTGATTTATAATCTTCAGAAAAAGCATAACGTTTTGACTGTTGAAGAATTAATCCAGATTCAAACGGATTTAGAAACTAAAGTTGTTTCGGTTGCTACTTTAGAAGAAGAAATTACAAAACTAGAAAACAGTATTAAAGATATCGAATTGCAGTTGGATGCAATTGCTTCAACAATAAGCCAAAGTAGGAGAGAAGCGGTGCCAAATTTAAGTGAGAAACTAATTGAAATACTGAATCAATTAGGTATGCCAAATGTCCGGTTTAAAATTGATGTAATTCCTTCAGCAAGTTATCACAATAACGGAAAAGACACGCTTCAGTTTTTATTTTCCGCCAACAAAGGAACCGATTTTGGTTTGCTAAAAAAAGTAGCTTCAGGTGGTGAAATGTCCCGAATTATGCTTGCAGTGAAATCAATTTTATCTCAATATTCCAAACTCCCAACAATCATTTTTGACGAAATTGACACTGGTGTTTCGGGTGAAATCGCTAACAAAATGGGTGAAATTATGAGAGATATGAGCAAAACGATGCAGGTTTTTGCCATAACACATCTTCCTCAAATTGCGGCGAAAGGAGCAAATCATTATAAAGTTTTCAAAACTGTATTGGGAGAAAATACCGTTTCGGAATTGAAATTATTAAACAGCGATGAAAGAATAATCGAAATTGCTGAGATGCTTTCGGGTAAAGATATTTCAGATTCAGCCGTTAATCATGCCAAAGCGTTGTTGAATTGAAATCCTAATTTATTACTTTTGTAACTCAAAAAAATTAACATAAAATACATATCATATGATTATAGAACCAAGAATGCGAGGATTTATTTGTTTGACTGCACATCCGGAAGGCTGCGCTCAAAATGTTAAAAATCAAATTGAATATGTAAAATCAAAAGGGCATATCGAAGGTGCTAAAAAAGTCTTAGTTATCGGAGCTTCAACTGGTTTTGGTTTGGCTTCAAGAATAACAAGTGCTTTTGGTTCAGGTGCCGGAACAATTGGAGTTTTCTTCGAAAAACCACCAGCAGAAGGAAAGACCGCAACTCCGGGTTGGTATAATTCTGCTGCTTTTGAAACTGAAGCTCAAAAAGCCGGTTTATATGCTAAAAGTATAAATGGTGATGCTTTTTCGAATGAAGTGAAACAACAAACAATAGATTTGATTAAAGCAGATTTAGGTCAGGTTGATTTAGTAATTTACAGTTTGGCTTCACCAGTTCGTTTGCATCCGGTTACAGGAGTTTTGCATCGTTCGGTTCTGAAACCTATCGGACAAACCTTTTCAAATAAAACGGTTGATTTTCATACAGGATTAGTTTCACAAGTTACTATCGAACCGGCAAATCAGGAAGATATTGACAACACTGTTGTTGTTATGGGTGGTGAAGATTGGAAGATGTGGATGTATGCTTTAAAAAATGCAGGTGTTTTAGCTAACGGAGCAACAACAATAGCTTATTCTTATATCGGACCTGAAGTTACTGAAGCGGTTTATAGAAAAGGAACAATTGGCCGTGCCAAAGATGATTTGGAAGCAACAGCATTCAAAATTACAGACGATTTAAAAACATTAAACGGGAAAGCCTATGTATCAGTAAATAAAGCTTTAGTAACGC is part of the Flavobacterium sangjuense genome and harbors:
- the recN gene encoding DNA repair protein RecN — protein: MITSLSIENFALIEKLDIDFSKGFSIITGETGAGKSILLGALGLVLGKRADLTSLKNKDEKCIVEANFSIGKYDLESFFEANDLDYEQETIIRREILPSGKSRAFVNDSPVNLQQLQDLSFYLIDVHSQHQTLELSEEEYQFKIIDAIANNQELLIEFQSDLKKYRSAKSTLESKKNEFSSILKEKDYNEFLFQELESANLKTGELEELEQQYQALNNVEFIKENLDKLLAVANEEEFGILKNLKEFKAALQKNINFSAEYQSLFERTNSILIEFDDIVKELNRESDLLFNDPEKLETINQKLQLIYNLQKKHNVLTVEELIQIQTDLETKVVSVATLEEEITKLENSIKDIELQLDAIASTISQSRREAVPNLSEKLIEILNQLGMPNVRFKIDVIPSASYHNNGKDTLQFLFSANKGTDFGLLKKVASGGEMSRIMLAVKSILSQYSKLPTIIFDEIDTGVSGEIANKMGEIMRDMSKTMQVFAITHLPQIAAKGANHYKVFKTVLGENTVSELKLLNSDERIIEIAEMLSGKDISDSAVNHAKALLN
- the porD gene encoding type IX secretion system protein PorD, with translation MKNRISLLLLLFVGVVQAQQLNCSVQINSDKVASTNNQIFKNLKTSISDFVNKTDWTGDEYKANEKIECSMVIIVNSYESNQFTASIQVQSTRPVFNSTYASPVFNFNDKDFSFRYVEFENLQFNPSNFDSNLVSVLAYYCYMILGFDADTYSLMGGDKNYGIAQQIQSVAQQSGYKGWSQADGNQNRYFLTNDILSGTFDAYREALYQYHREGLDTMSADAKSGKDKVIGAISTLASIYKVRPNAFITRVFFDAKVDELVSILSAGPKVSLTETIENLNKLSPLNVSKWQTIKL
- the fabV gene encoding enoyl-ACP reductase FabV, coding for MIIEPRMRGFICLTAHPEGCAQNVKNQIEYVKSKGHIEGAKKVLVIGASTGFGLASRITSAFGSGAGTIGVFFEKPPAEGKTATPGWYNSAAFETEAQKAGLYAKSINGDAFSNEVKQQTIDLIKADLGQVDLVIYSLASPVRLHPVTGVLHRSVLKPIGQTFSNKTVDFHTGLVSQVTIEPANQEDIDNTVVVMGGEDWKMWMYALKNAGVLANGATTIAYSYIGPEVTEAVYRKGTIGRAKDDLEATAFKITDDLKTLNGKAYVSVNKALVTQASSAIPVIPLYISLLYKIMKAEGVHEGCIEQIQRLFEQRLYAGKEVPTDDKGRIRIDDWEMRDDIQERIKALWAKATSENLTEIGDLAGYKQDFLNLFGFGFNNVDYTADSNELTMIKSIES
- the coaBC gene encoding bifunctional phosphopantothenoylcysteine decarboxylase/phosphopantothenate--cysteine ligase CoaBC, which produces MSVLSGKKILLGVSGGIAAYKTATLVRLFIKAGAHVQVVMTPASKDFVTPLTLSTLSKNPVHSTFHDEKDENAQWNNHVELGLWADLMLIAPATANTLSKMANGNCDNLLIATYLSAKCPVYFAPAMDLDMYKHPSSISSFDLLKQFGNIMIPAENGELASGLSGEGRMAEPENIVAFLEKDLESKLPLRGKKILITAGPTYEAIDPVRFIGNHSSGKMGFDIAERAAELGAEVTLISGPTHLNVKNSVINLVRVTSAQEMYDACHKYFNEVDVTICAAAVADYKPKFVAEQKIKKAEASLTIELEKTQDILASLGRVKQNQFLIGFALETENEIENAKLKIQKKNLDLIVLNSLQDEGAGFGKATNKIIFIDKDFDIEPMDLKSKELVAADIMNKVISHYEK